A stretch of the Thiomicrorhabdus xiamenensis genome encodes the following:
- a CDS encoding class I SAM-dependent methyltransferase: MATIEQLKQDLHIEAKLMDKPLKFATTWGIFSPREIDSGTDLLLRYLEIKEDEVALDIGCGYGPIGLAIAASAPQGEVHMVDKDFVAVEYANKNAELNHLSHAKAYLSNGLSNVPKDLEFTTVISNIPAKVGKEMLSIMLHDIHQQLAPGGQLVVVTINGLRDYMKRNFKEVFGNYQKVKQGKDYTISRCVKES, from the coding sequence GTGGCAACAATCGAACAACTCAAACAGGACTTACATATTGAAGCGAAGCTGATGGACAAACCTTTGAAGTTTGCCACCACCTGGGGGATTTTCAGCCCGCGCGAGATTGATTCCGGAACGGACTTGCTGTTGCGCTATCTGGAGATCAAGGAAGATGAGGTTGCGCTGGATATCGGTTGCGGTTATGGGCCAATCGGATTGGCGATTGCCGCCAGTGCGCCGCAAGGAGAAGTTCATATGGTGGACAAGGATTTTGTCGCGGTCGAATATGCCAATAAAAATGCCGAACTGAACCACCTTAGCCACGCCAAAGCGTATCTGTCCAACGGTTTAAGTAATGTGCCCAAGGATCTGGAATTCACCACGGTGATTTCCAATATCCCGGCCAAGGTCGGCAAAGAGATGCTGAGTATTATGCTGCACGATATTCATCAGCAGCTGGCTCCGGGCGGACAATTGGTCGTAGTGACCATTAACGGATTGCGCGACTATATGAAACGAAACTTTAAAGAAGTTTTTGGTAACTACCAAAAAGTCAAACAGGGCAAGGACTACACCATCTCCAGATGTGTTAAAGAGTCCTGA
- a CDS encoding iron-containing alcohol dehydrogenase, with protein MNAQPMIAPFEYAPMPHLYFGWGIRQQFLASAKQQYRRSVVLISSRFLAGSGQFAAQIKDELGQQCQVLLFEVSGEPSPELVDQIVSQCPRDCEAVIAIGGGSVLDAAKAVAGLIPSQTSVMDYLEGVGAGKPFDVEVCPFVAIPTTAGTGSETTKNAVLSRIGQFKKSFRDNKLLAKEAWLDPELLQTCPKEILYSTGMDAFTQLLESYVTLKANPISDALAWQGMQKFLGAFEMINLGNEEQRKIGYGNLMLAATLSGTTLANAGLGAVHGLAGPIGAFFEAPHGIVCAKLLNPITRANIEGLQQHPNQTFSRPILGKYAEVGRLVSQNSDLQEDQALEALLEYLQTLSDTYAPQGLKQYGLSSQNIDPVLANCRSGSMLGNPLELSDSTLRQAIISSL; from the coding sequence ATGAATGCACAACCGATGATCGCCCCTTTTGAATACGCTCCCATGCCGCACCTGTATTTCGGCTGGGGAATTCGCCAGCAATTTCTGGCTTCGGCAAAACAGCAATACCGTCGAAGCGTCGTACTTATCAGCAGTCGTTTTCTTGCCGGATCGGGACAGTTTGCCGCACAGATAAAAGACGAACTCGGTCAGCAATGTCAGGTGCTGCTGTTCGAGGTCAGTGGAGAGCCTTCGCCGGAGCTGGTCGATCAAATCGTCAGCCAGTGTCCACGCGATTGCGAAGCTGTAATCGCCATCGGCGGCGGCAGCGTATTGGACGCAGCCAAAGCCGTAGCCGGACTGATCCCATCGCAAACCAGCGTGATGGATTATCTGGAAGGCGTCGGTGCCGGCAAACCGTTTGACGTTGAGGTCTGTCCGTTCGTCGCAATACCGACCACTGCCGGAACCGGCAGCGAAACCACCAAAAATGCCGTTTTATCACGTATCGGACAATTCAAAAAATCGTTCCGCGACAATAAGCTGCTGGCCAAAGAAGCCTGGCTTGACCCGGAACTGCTGCAAACCTGTCCCAAGGAAATCCTCTACTCCACCGGCATGGATGCCTTTACGCAGCTGTTGGAAAGTTATGTCACCCTCAAAGCCAACCCGATTAGCGATGCGCTTGCCTGGCAAGGGATGCAGAAATTTCTCGGCGCTTTTGAAATGATCAATCTTGGCAATGAAGAACAGCGCAAAATCGGCTATGGCAACCTGATGCTGGCCGCGACCCTTTCCGGAACCACCTTAGCCAATGCCGGGCTGGGAGCCGTTCACGGACTGGCCGGACCGATCGGCGCTTTTTTCGAGGCTCCGCACGGCATCGTTTGCGCCAAACTTCTAAACCCGATTACCCGGGCCAATATTGAAGGCCTGCAGCAACACCCGAATCAAACCTTTAGTCGTCCGATTCTGGGGAAATATGCCGAAGTGGGACGTCTAGTCAGCCAGAACTCCGACCTGCAAGAGGATCAGGCACTGGAAGCCCTGCTGGAGTATCTGCAGACCTTAAGTGATACCTATGCACCACAAGGCTTAAAGCAATATGGCTTGAGCAGCCAAAACATCGATCCGGTTCTGGCCAATTGCCGCAGTGGAAGTATGCTCGGCAACCCTTTGGAATTATCGGACTCAACCCTGCGACAGGCGATAATCAGCAGTTTATAA
- the hisI gene encoding phosphoribosyl-AMP cyclohydrolase yields MSDINFKQLEKAKKGAHFEWQDLKDKVKFDQDGLIPAIAQQYDSKEVLMMAWMNEKSLQETLQTGRVCYWSRSRQNYWRKGEESGQIQVLKELRFDCDGDAILMLVDQTGPACHTGRRSCFYTLVEGDQATITSEPLIAPEDLYKK; encoded by the coding sequence ATGAGTGATATCAATTTCAAGCAGCTTGAAAAAGCCAAAAAGGGCGCGCACTTCGAGTGGCAGGATCTGAAAGACAAGGTCAAATTTGACCAAGACGGCTTAATTCCAGCCATTGCCCAGCAGTACGACAGTAAAGAAGTACTGATGATGGCCTGGATGAACGAAAAGTCTCTACAGGAGACTCTACAGACTGGCCGCGTCTGTTACTGGTCGCGTTCGCGTCAGAATTACTGGCGTAAAGGGGAAGAGTCCGGACAGATTCAGGTATTGAAGGAGCTTCGCTTCGATTGCGACGGCGACGCCATCCTGATGCTGGTTGACCAGACCGGACCAGCCTGTCACACCGGCCGCCGCAGTTGCTTCTATACTCTGGTGGAAGGCGATCAGGCGACCATTACTTCCGAACCGCTGATCGCGCCGGAAGATCTGTATAAGAAATAA
- the truD gene encoding tRNA pseudouridine(13) synthase TruD, with product MSKPTIDQADFSRLAYAISPPQLQAVFKEQPEDFQVQEMNPYTLSGEGEHLWLYLQKTGENSEWLAKEIARWAGVSRSAVGMAGQKDRHAVTRQWLSVHLPGKSDPDWSVWPHPQVQLIKSTRHNRKLQKGGLSGNRFIIRLRDLQSFAEQDPGKIIDELTARLETVKSEGVPNYFGPQRFGKNGNNIPKALQMLEGGQRVPRHKKSLYLSALRSWAFNCYVSERIEQGNWSRYLAGDVFQLEGSSRCFADDGSDNLPQRLEEGDIHPAGMLIGRMNAKTLLPEKAAVEVYQRWIEAFNAWREGLDKLGVQADYRALRLMPQELQWQWLPVNSQSGEQRLDLQLEFILPAGAFATMVLRELLIAKEPLRVYNDSEQSAGA from the coding sequence ATGAGTAAGCCAACGATTGACCAAGCCGATTTTTCCCGGCTCGCCTACGCGATTTCGCCTCCGCAACTGCAGGCGGTTTTTAAAGAACAGCCAGAGGATTTCCAGGTTCAGGAAATGAATCCTTACACCCTGAGTGGTGAAGGCGAGCATCTGTGGCTCTATCTGCAGAAAACCGGTGAGAACAGCGAATGGCTGGCCAAAGAAATCGCCAGATGGGCAGGTGTATCCCGCTCAGCGGTCGGTATGGCCGGACAGAAGGATCGACATGCCGTTACCCGACAGTGGCTCAGTGTGCATTTGCCAGGCAAAAGCGATCCGGATTGGAGTGTGTGGCCGCATCCCCAGGTGCAATTGATTAAATCCACGCGGCATAATCGCAAGTTGCAAAAAGGCGGGCTGAGCGGTAATCGTTTTATTATTCGCTTGCGTGATCTTCAATCGTTTGCCGAGCAGGACCCGGGGAAGATTATCGATGAGCTGACCGCTCGTCTGGAAACCGTTAAGTCCGAAGGCGTCCCAAACTATTTCGGCCCGCAGCGATTTGGCAAGAACGGTAATAATATTCCCAAAGCGTTGCAAATGCTTGAAGGCGGGCAGAGAGTGCCCAGACATAAGAAGAGCCTCTATCTTTCAGCACTGCGGTCATGGGCATTTAACTGTTATGTCAGCGAACGCATCGAACAAGGAAACTGGAGCCGCTATCTGGCGGGGGATGTTTTTCAGCTTGAGGGATCCAGTCGCTGTTTTGCGGATGACGGCTCGGACAATCTGCCGCAACGCCTTGAAGAGGGCGATATTCACCCGGCGGGGATGTTAATTGGTCGAATGAACGCAAAAACGTTGCTTCCGGAAAAAGCCGCTGTTGAAGTTTATCAGCGCTGGATTGAGGCGTTTAATGCATGGCGGGAAGGGCTTGATAAACTCGGTGTACAAGCGGATTATCGTGCTCTGCGTCTGATGCCGCAGGAGCTTCAGTGGCAGTGGCTGCCGGTTAATTCGCAAAGCGGTGAACAAAGGCTGGACCTGCAGTTGGAATTTATTCTTCCGGCCGGAGCCTTTGCCACCATGGTTCTGCGCGAGTTATTGATTGCCAAAGAACCTCTTCGCGTCTATAACGACAGCGAACAATCTGCCGGGGCTTAA
- a CDS encoding OmpA family protein codes for MKVQKNAFKLGLIAAGVAFASASYADSNAMKSLNSNDVEAMVQFYDDMDQDGVNDAQDHCPNTAMGASVDANGCTPVAQPEMNTVIEEVTIYEPVVAEKIEAPLPEPVFTMSSTFFDLDKATLRADQIGELRANLSKLNSMKPTDNLLIMGHTCDLGPDAYNMRLSWRRANTVQKFITAEMPNLADRIYIVGRGEKEPMVANTSEANRKQNRRVELRVLPGNQILPSDATKMMPSSMAKR; via the coding sequence ATGAAAGTTCAGAAAAACGCATTCAAACTTGGCCTTATCGCAGCGGGCGTTGCATTTGCTTCGGCATCTTATGCCGACAGCAATGCCATGAAAAGCTTAAACAGTAATGACGTTGAAGCCATGGTTCAGTTCTATGACGATATGGATCAGGATGGCGTCAACGACGCTCAGGATCATTGCCCGAACACGGCGATGGGCGCATCGGTTGATGCCAACGGTTGTACCCCGGTTGCTCAACCGGAAATGAATACCGTCATCGAAGAAGTAACCATTTACGAGCCGGTTGTTGCAGAGAAGATTGAAGCACCGTTACCTGAACCGGTATTCACTATGAGCAGCACTTTCTTCGACCTTGATAAAGCAACGCTTCGTGCCGATCAGATCGGTGAGCTGCGTGCAAACCTGAGCAAGCTGAACAGCATGAAACCGACCGACAATCTTCTGATTATGGGGCATACCTGTGATCTTGGTCCGGATGCATATAACATGCGTCTTTCATGGCGCCGAGCCAACACAGTTCAAAAATTCATCACTGCCGAAATGCCAAATCTTGCAGATCGCATCTATATCGTAGGCCGTGGTGAAAAAGAACCAATGGTTGCCAACACCAGCGAAGCAAACCGCAAACAGAATCGTCGCGTTGAATTACGCGTCCTTCCTGGCAATCAAATCCTACCATCGGATGCAACGAAAATGATGCCGTCATCCATGGCGAAACGTTAA
- a CDS encoding type I secretion system permease/ATPase — translation MTINSEAKATSEAANASQQTKINATHIELKSPLLDCLVIYTKLNRKPYTKDALISGLPIKDEKVTPEIFQRAAERANLNAAFKQRQLEDISNLVLPCILILKDKQACILESIDLNKGLAEVIIPDADHGKTEIDLENLKANYTGYAVYLTNRHNFDKKQENLLGFEEGHWFWSTIWKSKSIYRDVLIASFLINLFIIATPLFIMNVYDRIVPNNAVESLWVLAIGISVIYLFDLTLKYLRSYFLEVAGKKSDILMSSKLFEQTLGLTMPNRVGSIGAFANILREFDSIRNFFTSASVTAIIDLPFVVIFLLVIYYISGWIVMAPIAIIAIIMIYSFMMMGPIQRSIEATYEANNEKNAILIETLTAMDTIKSMGVEARSQWQWEQAVGEIARVSLKSKMLQASIGRATEFLSQLSTVVIIIAGVYMITEGDLTMGGLIAAVMLSQRAVGPMGQFANLATSYQQTRTALNSLNSLMEKEIERPRNKRFIQHSKFEGKIEFVNVTFTYPGDSKPALSNVSFTIQPGERVGVIGRIGSGKSTIQKLILGFYQPNEGSILIDGIDITQLDPAELRRNINYVQQDVTLFSGDVRDNIAYRAPFIEDSRIIEAARIAGVDDFVKRHPAGYSMKITEGGKSLSGGQRQSIGVARALLVDAPIYMLDEPTNAMDAKSEQILIERLKENLSQNTLMVVTHKMSILQLTDRLMVMENSKLVADGPKSTVLEALKAGKIQKSS, via the coding sequence ATGACAATAAATTCAGAGGCTAAGGCGACAAGCGAAGCAGCAAACGCATCGCAGCAAACAAAAATTAACGCCACTCACATCGAACTCAAGAGCCCTCTTCTAGATTGTTTGGTCATATACACCAAACTCAATCGTAAACCTTACACTAAAGATGCTCTGATCTCGGGTCTTCCGATCAAAGACGAGAAAGTTACCCCGGAAATTTTTCAACGCGCGGCCGAACGCGCCAATCTGAATGCCGCTTTCAAACAGCGCCAGCTTGAAGACATCTCCAATCTGGTTCTTCCCTGCATTCTGATTCTCAAAGATAAACAGGCGTGCATACTTGAAAGCATCGATCTGAATAAAGGGCTGGCCGAAGTTATTATTCCGGATGCAGACCATGGTAAAACCGAAATTGATCTGGAAAACCTGAAAGCCAACTATACCGGTTATGCCGTGTACCTGACCAATCGTCATAACTTCGACAAAAAACAGGAAAACCTGCTCGGCTTTGAAGAAGGCCATTGGTTCTGGAGCACGATCTGGAAATCAAAATCCATTTATCGCGATGTATTGATCGCCTCCTTCCTGATCAACCTCTTTATTATCGCCACTCCGCTATTCATCATGAACGTCTACGACCGTATCGTACCGAATAACGCAGTGGAATCGCTTTGGGTTCTGGCAATCGGTATTTCGGTGATCTACCTGTTTGATCTGACACTTAAATACTTGCGCTCGTACTTCCTGGAAGTCGCCGGCAAGAAAAGCGACATCCTGATGTCCTCCAAGCTTTTCGAGCAGACGTTAGGGTTGACCATGCCGAATCGCGTCGGCTCGATCGGTGCGTTTGCCAATATCTTGCGTGAATTCGACAGTATTCGTAATTTCTTCACTTCTGCGAGCGTGACCGCCATTATCGATCTGCCGTTTGTCGTCATCTTCCTGCTGGTCATCTATTACATTTCCGGCTGGATCGTGATGGCACCGATCGCTATCATCGCCATCATTATGATCTACAGCTTTATGATGATGGGGCCGATCCAGCGCAGTATCGAAGCGACCTACGAGGCCAATAACGAAAAAAACGCCATTCTGATCGAAACCTTGACCGCAATGGACACCATTAAATCGATGGGTGTTGAAGCCCGATCGCAGTGGCAATGGGAGCAAGCCGTCGGCGAAATCGCCCGCGTCAGCTTGAAATCCAAAATGCTGCAGGCCTCAATCGGCCGTGCGACAGAGTTTTTATCGCAGCTCAGTACCGTCGTCATCATTATCGCCGGCGTTTATATGATCACTGAAGGCGATCTGACAATGGGTGGACTGATCGCGGCCGTCATGCTGAGCCAGCGTGCTGTCGGGCCGATGGGACAGTTTGCTAATTTGGCGACCTCCTACCAGCAGACTCGCACCGCACTGAACTCTTTGAACAGCCTGATGGAAAAAGAGATCGAACGCCCGCGCAACAAACGCTTTATTCAGCACTCGAAGTTTGAAGGAAAAATCGAGTTTGTTAACGTCACTTTCACCTACCCTGGCGATAGCAAACCAGCCTTGAGCAATGTCAGCTTCACTATTCAGCCCGGCGAACGCGTCGGGGTGATCGGACGTATCGGCTCCGGAAAATCGACGATCCAGAAGCTGATTCTCGGTTTTTATCAACCGAATGAAGGAAGCATTCTGATTGATGGCATTGATATCACCCAACTCGACCCGGCTGAGCTGCGTCGCAATATCAACTATGTTCAGCAGGATGTCACACTGTTCAGCGGCGATGTTCGCGACAACATCGCTTACCGCGCACCTTTTATCGAAGACAGCCGAATTATCGAGGCAGCCCGTATTGCCGGTGTGGATGATTTTGTCAAACGCCATCCGGCCGGCTACAGCATGAAAATCACCGAAGGTGGGAAATCGCTCTCCGGCGGTCAGCGTCAGAGTATCGGCGTTGCGCGCGCACTTTTGGTTGATGCCCCGATCTATATGCTCGATGAGCCGACCAATGCAATGGATGCGAAATCCGAACAGATTTTGATCGAACGTTTGAAAGAAAACCTATCCCAAAACACCCTGATGGTCGTTACTCATAAAATGAGCATTTTGCAATTGACTGACCGATTGATGGTTATGGAAAACAGCAAACTGGTTGCTGACGGTCCGAAGTCAACCGTTCTTGAAGCGCTTAAAGCGGGCAAAATACAGAAGAGTAGCTAA
- a CDS encoding Tim44 domain-containing protein yields the protein MSTSGTRFWLVMISVFALLFAISQTAEAKRLGGGKTFGYNKQVAPKSYTQKSTTDSKTTQTAGTTAGAAGTAAAKSGAAKWLGPLAGLAVGGLLAAMIFGDAFEGIQILDILLFALIAFILFKMFARKKQQAQYQPAYESYQREQYSSQQPSQPEPMQLQQRDSHAAYDPNAGGSIIGSGLSGEAPSDKAQPVSEMPEWFNEQGFVEAAKDHFIALQKAWDDVDMAALESYCTPELFKALSEELDGVQPGDNQTSVDSVYAEIADKVIEDNYFIVSVRYSGFIEESAGEGAHAFSEVWHIRRLQEGEGNWQVAGIQQESR from the coding sequence ATGAGTACGAGCGGTACACGTTTTTGGTTGGTGATGATAAGCGTATTCGCGTTACTGTTTGCGATCAGTCAGACGGCGGAGGCAAAACGTTTAGGGGGAGGGAAAACCTTTGGATACAACAAACAGGTAGCGCCTAAATCGTATACTCAGAAATCGACGACCGACAGCAAAACGACTCAGACAGCCGGTACAACCGCTGGTGCTGCAGGAACGGCGGCGGCCAAATCCGGTGCCGCCAAGTGGCTGGGACCGCTTGCCGGTCTGGCAGTTGGCGGTCTGTTGGCAGCGATGATTTTTGGTGATGCCTTTGAAGGTATTCAGATTCTCGATATTCTTCTGTTTGCTCTGATCGCATTTATTCTGTTCAAGATGTTTGCGCGTAAAAAGCAACAAGCTCAATATCAACCTGCCTATGAAAGCTATCAGCGTGAGCAGTATTCGTCGCAACAGCCATCTCAACCAGAACCAATGCAGCTCCAGCAGCGTGACAGCCATGCAGCCTACGACCCGAATGCCGGTGGTTCCATTATTGGATCCGGATTGAGCGGAGAAGCGCCATCGGATAAAGCGCAGCCGGTGTCTGAAATGCCGGAATGGTTTAACGAACAAGGTTTTGTCGAAGCGGCTAAAGACCATTTCATTGCACTGCAAAAAGCCTGGGATGATGTCGATATGGCCGCCCTTGAAAGTTACTGTACGCCGGAACTGTTCAAAGCTTTGAGTGAAGAGTTGGACGGTGTTCAGCCGGGAGATAATCAGACCAGTGTTGATTCAGTCTATGCCGAAATTGCCGATAAGGTGATTGAGGACAACTATTTTATTGTCAGCGTACGTTACAGTGGCTTTATTGAAGAAAGCGCCGGTGAAGGGGCGCACGCCTTCAGCGAAGTATGGCACATTCGCCGTTTACAGGAGGGTGAAGGTAATTGGCAGGTCGCGGGGATTCAGCAGGAATCTCGCTAA
- the rep gene encoding DNA helicase Rep, with protein MHGLNDRQLQAVLHIDTPALVLAGAGSGKTRVITEKIAHLIRKHDFQPHHIYAVTFTNKSAKEMKERVSKLLKDDNSKGLNVSTFHNLGLNIIRREYKALGYKSNFSIMDAADAGQILKELMHKQNIDPEVVDGVQWDISNWKNAHISPEKALDMAEDNQQQARAILYQAYQKQLKAYNAVDFDDLIGLPVKLFHEQPQILDKWQNRVRYLLVDEYQDTNAAQYELVKQLVGIQARFTVVGDDDQSIYAWRGAQPENLALLKEDFPSLELIKLEQNYRSSNRILQSANKLIANNPHVFDKSLWSEMGQGDHLRVISCANENQEAERVVSEIILHKFKHRTKNRDYAILYRGNHQARLIERALRENNLPYVISGGKSFFDHAEIKDVMSYLKLIVNPDDDAAFLRVINTPRREIGASTLEKLATYATNRGISLFDATQEFGLTNVLADKPLRRVQLFGEQLLKWIKEADAAQGEEVVHFVRGLIEEIEYDNWLHETATTPKGAEKRINNVRDLILWIERIINKALEEDGEEKRLSTIVTHMTLMDMMERNESEKEHDMISLMTLHASKGLEFPHVFLIGMEEELLPHKQNLESPGLEEERRLAYVGITRAKQTLTMTYASKRRKYGEDMACEPSRFLHELPQELLHWEGKPGVVISEEEKLKHGNENLASLRSMLAGGP; from the coding sequence ATGCACGGATTAAACGACAGACAATTACAAGCGGTACTGCATATTGATACGCCGGCACTGGTTCTCGCCGGAGCCGGATCCGGAAAAACTCGCGTTATCACCGAGAAAATCGCACACCTGATCCGCAAGCATGACTTCCAGCCGCATCACATTTATGCGGTGACCTTCACCAACAAATCCGCCAAGGAGATGAAGGAACGTGTCAGCAAGCTGCTCAAGGATGACAACAGCAAAGGATTGAATGTTTCGACCTTCCATAACCTGGGGTTGAATATCATCCGCCGCGAATATAAAGCGCTTGGCTACAAATCCAACTTCAGCATTATGGATGCCGCCGACGCCGGCCAGATCCTCAAAGAACTGATGCACAAACAGAACATCGATCCGGAAGTGGTTGACGGCGTTCAGTGGGACATATCCAACTGGAAGAATGCCCATATATCGCCGGAAAAAGCGCTGGATATGGCTGAAGACAACCAGCAGCAAGCGCGCGCCATCCTTTATCAGGCATATCAAAAACAACTTAAAGCGTACAATGCCGTCGACTTCGACGACCTGATCGGCCTGCCGGTCAAACTTTTCCACGAGCAGCCACAGATTCTCGACAAATGGCAGAACCGTGTCCGCTACCTGCTGGTGGATGAGTATCAGGATACCAATGCCGCACAGTATGAACTGGTCAAACAGCTGGTCGGAATTCAGGCCCGATTCACCGTGGTAGGCGATGACGATCAGTCAATCTACGCCTGGCGTGGCGCCCAGCCGGAGAACCTGGCACTACTGAAAGAGGACTTCCCGTCTCTGGAACTGATCAAACTGGAGCAGAATTACCGCTCCAGTAACCGCATCCTGCAATCCGCAAACAAACTGATCGCCAATAATCCGCACGTGTTTGATAAAAGCCTGTGGTCCGAAATGGGCCAGGGAGATCATTTACGCGTCATCTCCTGCGCCAACGAAAACCAGGAAGCGGAACGTGTGGTTTCGGAAATTATCCTGCACAAGTTCAAACACCGCACCAAAAACCGCGACTACGCAATTCTGTACCGCGGCAATCATCAGGCGCGACTGATCGAGCGTGCACTGCGCGAAAACAATCTACCATATGTTATTTCCGGCGGAAAATCCTTCTTTGACCACGCCGAAATCAAAGATGTGATGTCGTATCTGAAACTGATCGTCAACCCGGATGACGACGCAGCATTCCTGCGGGTTATCAACACACCGCGTCGCGAAATCGGTGCCTCGACATTGGAAAAACTGGCGACCTACGCCACCAATCGCGGCATCAGTCTGTTTGACGCCACCCAGGAATTCGGCCTGACCAATGTCCTCGCCGACAAACCGCTACGCCGAGTGCAGCTCTTCGGCGAACAACTGCTGAAATGGATCAAGGAAGCCGACGCCGCACAGGGCGAAGAAGTTGTGCACTTTGTCCGCGGCCTGATTGAAGAGATCGAATACGACAATTGGTTACATGAAACGGCCACCACGCCGAAAGGTGCGGAAAAACGCATCAATAATGTCCGAGACCTGATTCTGTGGATCGAACGGATTATTAACAAAGCGCTGGAAGAGGACGGCGAAGAGAAACGGCTGTCGACCATCGTGACGCATATGACACTGATGGACATGATGGAGCGTAACGAATCCGAAAAAGAACATGACATGATCAGCCTGATGACCTTGCACGCCTCAAAAGGTCTGGAGTTCCCGCACGTTTTCCTGATCGGTATGGAAGAGGAGCTCTTGCCGCATAAACAGAATCTGGAATCTCCGGGTCTGGAAGAGGAACGCCGCTTGGCCTATGTCGGCATTACCCGCGCCAAACAGACACTGACCATGACCTACGCCAGCAAGCGCCGTAAATACGGTGAAGACATGGCCTGCGAACCGAGTCGCTTCCTGCACGAACTGCCGCAGGAACTGCTGCATTGGGAAGGCAAGCCGGGCGTCGTTATCAGTGAAGAAGAAAAACTCAAACACGGTAACGAAAATCTGGCCAGCTTAAGATCCATGCTCGCCGGTGGGCCTTAA
- a CDS encoding diguanylate cyclase domain-containing protein has product MLKGFQGLITDKDDKSVYSFLTLNLLMAVTYFVSGKLSFAFSYEHSIITIVIFAAEGFALAGALIFGKRILPGIFFGQLALAWHNGLLLETSLAVSIINTLEAWIGITLFQLLKLNRKMETMRDLGGILLLILFILQPFSATLGTLSLVSSGLLFWESYPVSWLSWWFGNAMGQILLVPMLLAFSSGRVRHKRIELAAIGIFFAVTTYLFTRYEIASNFVLIMALMTPLVILIAAKKGVALSGFAVNVLTVTILYQTYQGFGPFKEGSFEQLIELNYFVLSLILLALILGVLFEERRASERLLSQMALYDPLTGLFNRNAMKQKILEALARAWRHDKLVAVCFIDLDGFKDVNDLYGHDSGDIVLKILAERLRNITRRENAVVRQGGDEFISVIEDLEDKEQLKPYLQRVLLEMESEIELNAHTIKLSCSLGVALYPLNASDPETLLKLADQAMYAAKQAGKNRYKFA; this is encoded by the coding sequence GTGTTAAAAGGATTTCAAGGCCTGATCACTGACAAGGATGATAAGTCGGTTTACAGTTTTCTGACTTTAAACCTGTTGATGGCGGTGACCTATTTCGTTTCCGGCAAGCTCAGTTTTGCGTTCTCATACGAGCACAGTATTATTACGATTGTCATTTTTGCGGCCGAAGGATTTGCTCTGGCCGGCGCTTTGATTTTCGGTAAGCGCATTCTCCCAGGAATTTTCTTCGGCCAACTGGCGCTCGCCTGGCATAACGGCCTGCTTCTGGAAACCAGTCTTGCTGTTTCGATTATCAATACCCTAGAAGCCTGGATTGGGATTACTCTGTTTCAGTTACTGAAGCTTAATCGAAAAATGGAAACCATGCGTGATCTGGGCGGTATTCTGCTGTTGATTCTTTTTATCTTGCAACCTTTTAGCGCTACGCTCGGAACGCTCTCTTTAGTTTCCAGTGGGCTTTTGTTCTGGGAAAGTTATCCGGTAAGTTGGTTGTCCTGGTGGTTCGGGAATGCCATGGGGCAAATCCTGCTTGTGCCCATGCTGCTCGCCTTCAGTTCGGGAAGAGTTCGGCATAAAAGGATTGAGTTGGCGGCGATCGGGATTTTTTTCGCGGTTACGACTTACCTGTTTACCCGTTATGAAATTGCGTCCAATTTTGTATTGATAATGGCCCTGATGACGCCTTTGGTCATTCTGATTGCCGCTAAGAAAGGCGTTGCTCTGTCCGGGTTTGCCGTAAATGTGCTGACCGTGACTATTTTGTATCAGACATATCAGGGCTTCGGTCCTTTTAAAGAAGGTAGCTTTGAGCAGTTGATCGAACTGAATTATTTTGTGCTTTCTTTAATTCTTCTGGCGCTGATTCTCGGCGTGCTCTTTGAAGAGAGAAGGGCGAGCGAGCGTCTGCTTTCACAGATGGCGTTGTATGATCCCTTGACCGGTCTGTTCAACCGTAACGCCATGAAACAGAAAATTCTCGAAGCGCTGGCGCGAGCATGGCGGCATGATAAATTGGTTGCCGTTTGCTTTATCGACCTGGATGGATTTAAAGACGTTAATGATCTGTATGGACATGATTCGGGCGATATTGTGCTGAAGATTCTGGCTGAGCGTTTACGGAATATTACACGGCGTGAAAATGCGGTTGTCCGTCAGGGCGGGGATGAGTTTATTTCGGTAATTGAAGATCTCGAAGATAAAGAGCAGCTTAAACCGTATCTGCAACGGGTTTTGCTGGAGATGGAAAGCGAGATTGAGCTGAATGCACACACGATCAAGTTGTCTTGCAGTCTCGGAGTGGCGCTTTATCCGCTTAATGCGTCGGATCCGGAGACGCTTCTTAAGCTTGCCGATCAGGCAATGTATGCTGCGAAACAGGCTGGAAAAAACCGTTATAAATTTGCTTGA